Proteins co-encoded in one Sediminispirochaeta bajacaliforniensis DSM 16054 genomic window:
- a CDS encoding TlpA family protein disulfide reductase, whose product MMRLLPLFAAMATGALCAALVARFVPAFRVKGKESFAAAGSIFLDALLAGLVVWKLSPLFLHARYFALHPGALLFAPGAGIGIATGSVAALLVSFFRLARRGKHAIALEIRKKMAFLLLVWYLAAALTAIVYQGTAHHGFLPAGTDIESSTLPASDYQAFDGNSYPLFEENSVTVVNFWASWCGPCKGELPEMISFYEKTLSAEAGGRIRFLTVNLTATEKSHSQVASFIVKEQLPFPVIEDIEGRLSTSFAVSSIPTTIIMAPDGRILTELKGVQSAASLEREARSALNTLEQ is encoded by the coding sequence ATGATGCGACTTCTTCCCCTCTTTGCCGCCATGGCGACAGGCGCGCTTTGTGCCGCCCTTGTCGCCCGCTTTGTCCCCGCTTTTAGGGTAAAGGGGAAAGAGTCATTCGCTGCAGCCGGTTCCATCTTCCTGGATGCCCTTCTTGCCGGCTTGGTTGTCTGGAAGCTGAGTCCCCTGTTTCTTCATGCTCGATATTTCGCCCTTCATCCCGGCGCCCTGCTTTTTGCCCCGGGAGCCGGTATCGGCATAGCGACCGGATCGGTTGCGGCATTACTCGTATCATTCTTTAGGCTCGCTCGCCGAGGAAAGCATGCCATTGCGCTTGAGATTAGAAAAAAAATGGCATTTCTGCTTCTTGTTTGGTACCTTGCAGCGGCTCTTACCGCCATTGTCTACCAAGGGACTGCGCATCACGGCTTTTTACCGGCGGGAACCGATATCGAATCATCGACTCTCCCCGCCTCCGATTATCAAGCCTTTGACGGAAATAGCTATCCCCTTTTTGAGGAAAACAGCGTCACGGTTGTCAACTTCTGGGCAAGCTGGTGCGGTCCATGTAAAGGGGAATTGCCGGAGATGATCTCCTTCTATGAGAAAACGCTATCTGCAGAGGCCGGCGGCCGAATTCGATTTCTGACCGTCAATCTGACCGCAACCGAAAAAAGCCACAGTCAGGTTGCCTCCTTTATTGTCAAGGAACAACTCCCCTTTCCTGTGATCGAGGATATCGAAGGAAGGCTCTCGACCTCCTTCGCGGTATCATCCATTCCGACCACCATTATTATGGCCCCCGATGGTAGAATTCTTACAGAGCTGAAGGGGGTGCAGTCGGCAGCATCCCTTGAAAGAGAGGCCCGATCGGCCCTGAATACACTGGAGCAATAG
- a CDS encoding alpha-hydroxy-acid oxidizing protein, protein MLYDKKTEAEARRVMEGFCRVCRYCDGRSCAGEVPGMGGTGTGSSFFANVKSLGAVRLNMRTIHDVRDPDTTRTFLSYPLAFPAMAAPVGGVSFNMSTKSDEASYINAVVTGCRDAGTIAGTGDGEEEIIHHEACRAIAGTGGYGIPFIKPWRREEIVKKAEEARKAGARQIGIDIDASGLITLKLMGKPVFPRKRDELASLIKEIDMPVILKGIMTVDEAKAAMDAGACAIVVSNHGGRVLDATPGTAEVLPKIADVVKGRIPLLVDGGIRSGIDLFKMIALGADFALIGRPVAVAALGGGRAAVRTLMETLQQELYRTMVMTGCASLSEIDRSALV, encoded by the coding sequence ATGTTATACGACAAGAAAACAGAAGCAGAGGCAAGACGAGTCATGGAGGGATTTTGCAGGGTCTGCCGATACTGTGACGGCAGAAGCTGTGCCGGTGAGGTCCCCGGTATGGGAGGGACAGGAACAGGCTCTTCCTTCTTCGCCAATGTCAAGTCCCTTGGGGCCGTCCGTTTGAACATGCGGACGATCCACGACGTACGTGATCCCGATACAACCCGAACCTTCCTCTCCTACCCCCTTGCCTTTCCTGCTATGGCGGCCCCTGTCGGCGGCGTCTCTTTTAATATGAGCACGAAGAGCGATGAAGCAAGCTATATCAATGCCGTTGTCACGGGATGCCGGGACGCGGGTACAATTGCCGGTACCGGCGACGGGGAAGAAGAGATCATTCACCACGAAGCGTGCCGTGCCATAGCAGGAACCGGGGGATACGGAATTCCCTTCATCAAACCCTGGAGGCGGGAAGAGATTGTAAAAAAGGCCGAGGAAGCAAGGAAGGCAGGAGCCCGGCAGATCGGTATCGATATCGATGCTTCGGGGCTGATAACCCTCAAGTTAATGGGTAAGCCGGTTTTTCCCCGCAAAAGGGATGAGCTTGCCTCACTCATCAAAGAGATAGATATGCCGGTCATTCTCAAGGGGATCATGACTGTCGATGAGGCTAAGGCCGCCATGGATGCCGGAGCCTGTGCAATCGTGGTATCGAACCACGGCGGACGGGTCCTTGATGCAACTCCCGGTACGGCAGAGGTGCTGCCGAAGATAGCCGATGTTGTAAAGGGAAGGATCCCTCTTCTTGTGGACGGAGGAATCAGAAGCGGCATCGACCTCTTCAAAATGATTGCTCTCGGCGCCGATTTTGCACTGATCGGAAGACCCGTTGCAGTCGCGGCGCTGGGAGGCGGCAGAGCAGCCGTCAGGACACTGATGGAAACACTGCAACAGGAACTCTATCGTACCATGGTGATGACCGGTTGTGCTTCGCTTTCCGAAATCGACAGGAGCGCTCTCGTATGA
- a CDS encoding glutaredoxin family protein, protein MFDQITFQRVEGKKNKHHIIFLGLSTCGFCKRGIAFLNDNGFEYEYIYVDKIDPKTKKAIVEEFRDKFDTRLHYPTIIIDDEHYEMGFVRPAWEKRLGV, encoded by the coding sequence GTGTTTGATCAGATTACGTTTCAGAGGGTTGAAGGGAAAAAGAATAAGCACCACATTATCTTTCTCGGGCTTTCGACCTGCGGTTTCTGTAAGCGCGGCATCGCATTCTTGAACGACAACGGTTTCGAATATGAATATATATATGTCGATAAGATCGATCCGAAAACGAAAAAGGCAATTGTCGAAGAGTTCCGCGACAAGTTCGATACCCGGCTCCACTACCCTACCATTATCATCGACGACGAACATTACGAGATGGGATTTGTTCGTCCGGCATGGGAAAAACGGTTGGGGGTGTAG
- a CDS encoding ferredoxin-thioredoxin reductase catalytic domain-containing protein yields MDKERVLRFIDNAATHNGWKVVEDKQLLSDLAEGLLANYERFGYMQCPCRDSWGEREKDRDIICPCNYAADDIEEFGHCYCALFQSQKFFDSGEEPIAIPERRPDDKFPY; encoded by the coding sequence ATGGACAAAGAGAGGGTCCTTCGTTTCATCGATAATGCCGCAACACATAACGGATGGAAGGTGGTTGAGGATAAGCAGCTCCTATCGGATCTTGCCGAAGGGCTGCTTGCCAATTATGAGCGCTTCGGCTATATGCAGTGTCCATGCAGAGACAGCTGGGGTGAACGCGAGAAAGACAGAGACATCATCTGTCCCTGTAATTATGCGGCCGACGATATAGAGGAATTCGGTCACTGCTACTGTGCACTCTTTCAAAGTCAGAAGTTTTTTGATTCGGGTGAAGAGCCGATTGCCATTCCCGAGCGACGGCCCGATGATAAATTTCCGTACTGA
- a CDS encoding D-alanyl-D-alanine carboxypeptidase family protein yields MPFAEMDAGPVPELSCRSAVLIDDETGAILFVKHGDEVIPPASMTKLVSLHLMYREIEEGRLSIDQEIIVPDFADFRSAPPRSSLMFLQAGQRVRLIDLMRGLALPSGNDAAVLVADLIAGSTPAYVAMMNDEMRRLGFSSIFFEDSSGYSEHNRATALDFARFARFYVDTHPESLKELHSLTSFSYPKTENENGVKSVYGTVTQPNHNSLVGRHPWVDGLKTGYIDESGYNVALTAETGGRRLIAVLMGGPGENSRDGDLHRVIDGTNLLSYGFYRFAVVSPELPELPPFSVIGGKDPSVEVAVPLPDAQLLFAEELGELHCFFEAAAAVAAPVRKGEELGQLYLTAGDRLLASYPVRAAASVEKAGFFEQIFRALFR; encoded by the coding sequence TTGCCGTTTGCGGAAATGGATGCAGGTCCCGTACCCGAGCTTTCCTGCAGGTCCGCAGTACTGATCGATGACGAGACCGGTGCCATTCTTTTTGTGAAGCATGGTGATGAGGTAATCCCTCCCGCTTCAATGACGAAACTGGTTTCCCTCCATCTCATGTATCGAGAGATTGAGGAGGGGCGTCTTTCCATCGATCAAGAGATCATTGTTCCCGATTTTGCCGATTTTCGTTCGGCTCCCCCCAGATCCTCGCTCATGTTTCTGCAAGCGGGGCAGCGCGTCCGGCTGATCGACCTTATGCGGGGCCTTGCTTTGCCAAGTGGAAATGATGCCGCTGTGCTTGTAGCGGATTTGATTGCCGGCTCCACCCCGGCATATGTCGCCATGATGAACGACGAAATGAGACGCCTTGGCTTTTCTTCCATCTTTTTTGAAGACAGCTCCGGTTACAGCGAGCATAATCGTGCCACGGCCCTGGACTTCGCCCGATTCGCCCGTTTTTATGTGGATACACATCCTGAAAGTTTGAAGGAGCTTCATAGTCTGACAAGCTTCAGCTATCCGAAAACTGAGAACGAGAACGGCGTGAAATCGGTATATGGCACCGTTACTCAGCCGAACCACAACAGCCTTGTGGGCCGCCATCCCTGGGTCGACGGCCTTAAGACCGGCTATATCGATGAGTCGGGCTACAATGTTGCATTGACTGCCGAAACCGGGGGACGGCGCCTTATTGCCGTGTTGATGGGTGGTCCCGGAGAGAATAGCCGTGACGGCGACCTCCATCGGGTCATAGACGGCACAAACCTTCTTTCATATGGATTCTATCGTTTCGCCGTAGTCTCCCCCGAGTTGCCCGAACTACCTCCATTCTCCGTCATCGGAGGAAAGGATCCCTCCGTCGAGGTCGCCGTGCCGCTGCCCGATGCGCAACTGCTTTTCGCCGAGGAACTGGGAGAGCTTCACTGCTTCTTTGAGGCCGCGGCCGCGGTTGCCGCACCCGTGAGAAAGGGAGAAGAGCTAGGACAACTCTATCTCACGGCAGGCGATCGGCTTCTCGCCTCTTATCCCGTTCGTGCCGCAGCGTCGGTTGAGAAGGCCGGCTTTTTCGAGCAGATCTTCCGTGCGCTCTTTCGATGA
- a CDS encoding LPP20 family lipoprotein, translated as MKKFGIVVAVVLVAASLIGCASDAKVADAKPADSNLPDYVLNPPTATDAIYGVGYAKQSSLPLAIKVAEANARADIAAQLKATIQAAVISYAQEAGVDDNTQVINFAESITRQITDTTLSGAVTQNRTPMEDGGVWVLMIYSKDSLVNSFEEVSKEFERNEDAAFAEFKADQALQKLDYQLANNPTTSNPVTE; from the coding sequence ATGAAAAAATTTGGTATTGTCGTTGCGGTGGTTCTTGTCGCCGCCTCCCTGATCGGTTGTGCCAGTGACGCCAAAGTAGCCGATGCAAAACCGGCGGATTCGAATCTTCCCGATTATGTGCTCAACCCACCGACGGCTACCGATGCGATCTATGGTGTTGGTTATGCAAAACAGTCCAGCCTTCCCCTTGCCATTAAAGTTGCCGAAGCCAATGCCAGGGCCGATATAGCGGCTCAGCTGAAAGCAACCATCCAGGCTGCCGTTATTTCCTATGCTCAGGAAGCTGGGGTTGACGACAACACTCAGGTCATCAATTTTGCGGAAAGTATTACCCGTCAGATTACCGATACCACATTAAGCGGTGCTGTTACACAAAACAGAACACCCATGGAGGATGGCGGTGTATGGGTTCTTATGATTTACAGCAAAGACAGTCTCGTTAACTCATTCGAAGAGGTATCAAAAGAGTTCGAGCGCAACGAAGATGCGGCTTTTGCAGAGTTTAAAGCCGACCAGGCATTGCAGAAGCTTGACTATCAGCTTGCCAATAATCCCACGACTTCCAATCCTGTTACAGAATAA
- a CDS encoding nucleoside-triphosphatase — protein MSTSSSPSLVRVITGPINGGKSTLLRHHLDRAANQGRSFGGFLTLPLWEEEGIRKSGFRLETLPDRSLVPIAGLAPAPDACRVGRFFLYREGIEAGLSSVLASLSLDIVVLDEIGPAELSGDGHRRALDAALDGAKGEVWLSLRSSLLETFLGLCASHGRDIMVEQPLFRSQPRNG, from the coding sequence ATGAGTACATCTTCTTCTCCGTCGCTTGTACGAGTGATTACCGGACCGATTAACGGCGGGAAGAGCACCCTGCTGCGGCATCATCTTGATCGTGCCGCGAATCAGGGGCGCAGCTTTGGGGGCTTTCTTACCCTTCCGCTGTGGGAGGAAGAGGGGATCAGAAAGTCGGGCTTTCGGCTTGAGACACTTCCCGACCGGAGCCTGGTTCCTATTGCCGGGCTTGCGCCTGCGCCAGATGCCTGCCGGGTAGGTCGCTTTTTCCTCTACCGTGAGGGAATCGAAGCTGGACTTTCTTCTGTGCTTGCGAGCTTATCCCTCGACATCGTTGTTCTCGACGAAATTGGTCCTGCGGAGCTATCCGGCGATGGACACAGGCGGGCCCTCGATGCCGCGCTTGATGGGGCAAAAGGAGAGGTATGGCTCTCCCTTCGCAGTTCCTTGCTTGAAACCTTTCTTGGCCTGTGTGCTTCCCACGGCCGGGATATCATGGTGGAACAGCCCCTTTTCCGCTCTCAACCGCGGAACGGATAA
- the dapA gene encoding 4-hydroxy-tetrahydrodipicolinate synthase yields the protein MERQFRGVYTALITPFTKKGNIDEEAFEKIIEDQIVSGIDGLVPCGTTGESPTLSHTEHDRVIELTIKFANGRVPVIAGTGSNATSEAIRLSRHAEEAGASGLLLVNPYYNKPTQKGLYLHFKAVAEVVNIPCIVYNIKGRSGVNVETQTMSKLMEASSMIAGVKEASGNLDQMKDVIFERNSKRKDFSVLSGDDNMTLQLIEAGGDGVVSVASNLIPKRMVEFVHAALDGDMEKARNEETALMPFFRAMFLETNPIPVKTAMAIQGWCEEEFRLPMCSLSDDTHRETLKQLLERLEVPRG from the coding sequence ATGGAACGACAATTTCGTGGTGTGTATACGGCCTTGATTACCCCTTTTACCAAAAAGGGAAATATCGATGAAGAGGCCTTTGAAAAAATCATAGAAGATCAGATTGTATCCGGCATCGACGGATTGGTACCCTGCGGCACGACGGGAGAAAGTCCGACCCTCAGCCATACCGAACACGACAGGGTGATCGAACTCACCATCAAGTTCGCAAACGGAAGGGTACCGGTTATAGCAGGTACGGGAAGCAACGCAACCAGTGAAGCAATACGCCTTTCGCGCCATGCGGAAGAGGCCGGGGCTTCGGGCCTTCTCCTGGTAAATCCCTACTACAACAAACCCACCCAGAAGGGGCTCTACCTCCACTTCAAGGCCGTGGCCGAGGTGGTCAATATTCCCTGCATTGTGTACAATATCAAGGGCCGTAGCGGTGTCAATGTCGAGACGCAAACCATGTCGAAGCTTATGGAAGCAAGCAGCATGATTGCCGGCGTAAAGGAAGCATCGGGAAATCTCGACCAAATGAAAGATGTCATTTTTGAAAGAAACAGTAAGCGGAAGGATTTCAGTGTCCTTTCCGGAGACGACAATATGACCTTGCAGCTCATCGAAGCAGGCGGAGACGGCGTAGTTTCGGTGGCAAGCAATCTGATCCCGAAAAGAATGGTGGAATTTGTTCATGCAGCCCTTGACGGGGATATGGAAAAGGCACGAAACGAAGAGACGGCTCTCATGCCATTCTTCCGTGCGATGTTTCTTGAAACCAACCCCATCCCCGTCAAAACAGCCATGGCCATACAGGGTTGGTGCGAGGAGGAGTTTCGACTTCCCATGTGCAGCCTCTCCGACGATACCCATCGGGAGACCTTGAAGCAGCTGCTCGAAAGACTCGAAGTTCCCAGAGGGTAA
- a CDS encoding LL-diaminopimelate aminotransferase has protein sequence MAHINEHYRKLSAGYLFPEIARRSQAFLKSHPDRKLLKLGIGNTTEPITPSVIEGLHRGVEKLASPATYTGYGDEQGQEELRKALGDFYAARGVKLAIDEFFISDGAKPDSGNIQSIFGIDNIVAVQDPAYPVYVDSNVISGRTGSYDKGSGRYEGIYYMPCNSENGFFPEVPDTKVDLIYLCSPNNPTGAVATREQLAAFIDYAIKNKAVIIYDASYAEYISDEALPKSIFEIEGAKKCAIEINSLSKFSGFTGVRLGWSIVPKELTVEGSEAGALNSLWNRRQCTFFNGASNIVQEGALAVFSPKGIEESNKLVAYYMENARIIREGLQSLGLTVFGGDNAPYLWLQTPGGMSSWDFFDKLIEETNVVGTPGSGFGPAGEGYFRLSAFGHREDIIRAVESIKSNLKL, from the coding sequence ATGGCACACATCAACGAACATTATCGCAAGCTTTCGGCCGGCTATCTCTTTCCTGAGATTGCACGACGAAGTCAGGCGTTTTTGAAAAGTCACCCCGATCGCAAGCTGTTGAAGCTCGGTATCGGGAACACTACGGAGCCGATCACCCCTTCGGTCATCGAGGGGCTGCATCGGGGAGTGGAAAAGCTGGCCTCCCCTGCGACCTATACGGGTTACGGCGACGAACAGGGCCAGGAGGAATTGCGGAAGGCCTTGGGCGATTTTTATGCCGCCCGGGGAGTGAAGCTGGCCATTGATGAGTTCTTCATCAGCGACGGGGCAAAGCCGGATTCGGGAAATATCCAGTCGATCTTCGGCATCGACAATATCGTGGCGGTACAGGACCCTGCCTACCCCGTCTATGTCGACTCCAATGTCATCAGCGGACGGACAGGCAGCTACGATAAGGGTTCGGGACGCTATGAGGGCATTTACTACATGCCTTGTAACAGTGAAAACGGATTTTTCCCGGAGGTCCCCGATACAAAAGTGGATCTCATCTACCTCTGCAGCCCCAACAATCCAACAGGCGCCGTTGCCACCAGAGAGCAGCTTGCAGCCTTTATCGACTATGCAATCAAAAACAAGGCGGTCATCATCTACGATGCAAGCTATGCCGAGTACATCTCCGATGAGGCTCTTCCGAAGTCGATCTTCGAGATCGAGGGAGCAAAGAAATGCGCCATCGAGATCAACAGCCTTTCAAAGTTCTCCGGCTTTACCGGCGTCCGTCTCGGCTGGTCGATCGTGCCGAAGGAGTTAACGGTCGAGGGTAGCGAAGCCGGAGCATTGAACTCGCTTTGGAACCGCAGACAGTGCACCTTCTTTAACGGTGCCAGTAATATCGTCCAGGAAGGGGCCCTTGCCGTTTTCTCTCCCAAGGGGATTGAGGAAAGCAACAAGCTGGTGGCCTACTACATGGAAAACGCCCGTATTATACGGGAAGGACTCCAGTCTCTCGGCCTTACCGTTTTCGGGGGAGACAATGCCCCCTACCTGTGGCTTCAGACTCCGGGAGGCATGAGCAGCTGGGACTTCTTCGATAAGCTTATCGAAGAAACCAATGTTGTAGGAACCCCCGGAAGCGGTTTCGGACCGGCAGGAGAAGGCTATTTCAGGCTGAGCGCCTTCGGCCATCGTGAAGATATTATCCGTGCGGTAGAGAGCATCAAGTCGAATTTGAAGCTCTGA
- a CDS encoding diaminopimelate decarboxylase family protein, with protein MSEKRFPFSKEVIERLADTLPTPFHLYDEAAILENARYIKKAFAWAPGFKNYFAVKACPNPTILDLLHKEGFGTDCSSLPELILSEKSGISGEEVMFTSNDTPAEEFKEAKRLGAIINLDDISHIDFLEKTAGIPELICFRYNPGDSRSGNVIIGEPKEAKYGLTRDQILDAYRMAKEKGARRFGLHTMVASNELNPEYFIETGRMLFELAVKIKEELGIKLEFINLGGGIGIPYRLDQEPVDLVRVSEGIRGWYDKMIVPAGLDPLKIVMECGRVVTGPYGYLISRVRHVAKKYKTYVGLDASMANLMRPAIYGAYHHITVLGKENEPSAMVCDVTGSLCENNDKFAIDRKLPEIEVGDLVAIHDAGAHGYAMGFNYNGKLRSAEVLIKDPETVELIRRAETMDDLFATLRFPGAPVKV; from the coding sequence ATGAGCGAAAAACGCTTTCCCTTTTCCAAAGAAGTGATAGAACGGCTTGCCGATACCCTGCCGACCCCTTTCCATCTCTACGATGAGGCGGCAATACTCGAAAATGCCCGCTACATAAAAAAGGCCTTTGCCTGGGCACCCGGCTTCAAAAACTATTTTGCTGTTAAGGCATGTCCCAATCCAACGATCCTCGACCTTCTCCATAAGGAAGGCTTCGGTACCGATTGCAGCAGCCTGCCCGAGCTCATTTTGAGTGAAAAAAGCGGCATTTCAGGCGAAGAGGTGATGTTTACCAGTAACGATACCCCAGCCGAGGAGTTCAAAGAGGCAAAACGACTGGGAGCAATCATCAACCTCGACGATATCTCCCATATCGATTTTCTCGAAAAGACGGCGGGGATACCCGAGCTGATATGCTTTCGTTACAATCCCGGCGACAGCCGGAGCGGCAATGTCATTATCGGCGAGCCCAAAGAGGCAAAATACGGCCTCACGCGAGACCAGATTCTGGACGCCTATCGCATGGCAAAGGAGAAAGGGGCCAGGCGTTTTGGACTGCACACCATGGTGGCCAGTAATGAGCTTAATCCCGAATACTTCATCGAGACGGGAAGGATGCTTTTCGAACTGGCCGTAAAGATCAAAGAAGAGCTCGGCATCAAGCTGGAATTCATCAATCTCGGCGGCGGTATCGGTATTCCCTATCGTCTCGACCAGGAACCGGTGGATCTGGTGCGGGTCTCCGAGGGCATCAGGGGATGGTACGATAAGATGATTGTTCCCGCAGGCCTCGATCCCCTGAAAATCGTTATGGAGTGCGGCAGAGTGGTCACCGGCCCCTACGGCTACCTCATCAGCAGGGTCCGCCATGTTGCAAAAAAATACAAAACCTACGTTGGTTTGGATGCTTCCATGGCCAACCTGATGCGGCCGGCCATCTATGGTGCCTACCACCACATAACCGTTTTGGGAAAAGAAAACGAGCCGTCTGCCATGGTTTGCGATGTTACCGGATCGCTTTGCGAGAATAACGATAAATTCGCCATCGACAGGAAGCTGCCCGAGATCGAAGTCGGCGATCTTGTTGCCATCCACGACGCAGGGGCACACGGCTATGCCATGGGATTCAACTACAACGGAAAACTGCGAAGCGCCGAGGTGCTTATCAAAGATCCCGAAACCGTCGAGCTTATACGTCGGGCAGAGACCATGGACGACCTTTTCGCCACCCTGCGCTTTCCCGGTGCTCCGGTAAAGGTGTAA
- a CDS encoding DNA-methyltransferase: MAAEELQRIDGNQELHRKILPCCRLKPGEVWEDPEGRHRVAVIDATDAHAVKNLFAGERAVLMVHDPPYNVEVGGMQSDALSRLEITSYIDFSRRWIEAALPALAEDAYFYIWIGADQKRSFQPLPEVMMLMRGFPDLAAKSFITLRNQRGYGTLSNWMSVRQELLCYVKGKPGFTVQYTNQPKKVAGYYKKIGGVRKENLARGRSNTLRAGNVWTDIQQVFYRMEENVPGAYAQKPLAALRRIISSGSRNGEVVADFFAHSGTTLLAAEILGRRCFTCDIDPVFAELTIRRLERFRQTGKTGWQWKTPFPEIR, encoded by the coding sequence ATGGCGGCCGAAGAGCTTCAACGCATAGACGGCAATCAGGAACTGCACCGCAAGATTCTTCCCTGCTGCAGGTTAAAGCCTGGAGAGGTTTGGGAGGATCCCGAAGGCAGACACAGGGTTGCCGTCATCGATGCTACCGATGCTCATGCCGTAAAAAATCTTTTTGCGGGGGAACGGGCCGTACTAATGGTTCACGATCCCCCCTACAATGTCGAGGTCGGGGGAATGCAGAGTGATGCCCTCTCCCGCCTCGAGATCACCAGCTACATCGATTTTTCCCGTCGCTGGATCGAGGCCGCCCTTCCCGCTCTTGCAGAGGACGCCTATTTCTACATCTGGATCGGGGCTGATCAGAAACGCTCTTTCCAGCCCCTTCCCGAAGTGATGATGCTCATGAGAGGATTTCCCGATCTTGCGGCAAAGAGTTTCATCACCCTGAGAAACCAGCGGGGATACGGCACCCTATCGAACTGGATGAGCGTCAGGCAGGAATTGCTTTGTTACGTCAAGGGTAAGCCCGGCTTTACGGTGCAGTACACGAATCAACCCAAGAAGGTTGCCGGCTATTATAAAAAGATAGGAGGCGTACGGAAAGAAAATCTCGCACGTGGCAGGTCAAATACCCTCAGGGCGGGAAATGTTTGGACCGACATCCAACAGGTTTTCTATCGTATGGAAGAGAATGTTCCGGGTGCCTATGCCCAGAAGCCTCTGGCAGCCCTCCGAAGGATCATCTCATCGGGAAGCCGGAACGGCGAGGTGGTGGCCGACTTTTTCGCCCATTCCGGCACAACCCTTCTTGCCGCCGAGATCCTGGGAAGGCGCTGTTTCACCTGCGACATCGATCCCGTTTTCGCCGAGCTGACTATCAGAAGGCTGGAACGCTTTCGGCAAACTGGCAAAACAGGATGGCAGTGGAAAACCCCCTTCCCCGAGATCAGGTAA